From the genome of Opisthocomus hoazin isolate bOpiHoa1 chromosome 4, bOpiHoa1.hap1, whole genome shotgun sequence:
TTTGAAGCTGGGACTCTGTAGGTAGATCCAACTTCACCAAGGTCAATGacagttttctgctttcttactTGAAATCTGAGGCATAACCATGTAAAAAAGTGTAAGCTTTAATTCTGAGAGTTTTTTCCCTGTGAGAATTTCTCACTTGAGTTCTCCAGTGTCCCCATTTgaggtttgggtttgtttatttgtttgttctttcatttttatgcagGTATTTGTTCTGCCTTAAAGTTGACGGTACCATCTCATACCATCCATGGTATTGAGGGGCAACCACTGCATCTTACTGTTGACTACAATTTCGATGCTACAGCTTCTGAAATACAGATTATTTGGCTTTTTGAGAGGCCTGAAAGTAATCCAAAATACTTGCTTGGCTCTGTAAATCAAAGAGTAGTTCCAGACTTGGAGTATCAGCACAAGTTTACCCTCATACCACCGAATGCATCTCTGATGATCAATCCATTGCATATCAGTGATGAGGGCAACTATATTGTAAAAGTCAATATCCGTGGAAATGGGACAATAGCTGCCAGTCAAAAGATTCGAGTAGCTGTTGATGGTAAGTTAGTAAAATATAGTATCTTCATTGTGACAAAAAAGTTGCAATAGTTTTGAAGTGCTGGTTCTTAGTATCCAGTTACAATAACGTATAATGTAATCCAACCATACATTAATAAACATTAGCAACTAAGTTACGCCATTTTCCACTGCTGCTGGAGGTAATGCTGCAATATGTCATCTTTAAACAAAGTTAATGCCTTGACTAATGTTTCAGGATCATAAGTAAAAAATTGAAGGAGCTGTGCTATCAATCGTGAGGATGCATTAACTTTCAAATAGTCTTTTTCCCTGAACAAGTCTTCCTTGAGGAAATCTGCAGCTACTTGCCAGCTCAGGATtttattctgcctgcaagctgcagAACTGTGGCAGGGTGTCCCTAAAAGAGGAAAGACCACAGTGGAATTTGAAAAGGCAAAATTCGACCCCATCTGTAGAACATTCTTTCAGTGTCTTATTCCGCTGtctccagctttttttgttgGAAGATTTGTTTGTTGTTCACATCCCCTATGCTGTACAGCCAGTCAGAGAGAGAAGAGCTGACTGCCTCTTCATTCTCACTTTTGTTAGATGAGCTCTCTACTCGGACCTACCATGTCTTCTACCTTCTCTCACTATCAAAGAGAAGTCACTGACTTTTGCCAGTGACCTGGTGTCTGTAAAAGAAGCCCAGATCTGAATTCCTAAAATACTGAAGTTCCCTCTTTGCACTCCACTTCTTATGgcaggaatagaaaaaaaaagggaaacagaaaagagTGACCTAAAAGAATGACAAGAGGCTACTGTAATTTATGGATTATATGGAGGGAGCCCTGTAGCTGTTGGGCTTGAAATAATGAAATCAATGCCATTGGCATGGCAAAGTTGTAGCTGCCATTTAAGTCCCATACTGGTTCTAGTTTGCAGCCATGCTTACGACTGAACCGAGAGCACATCTGAGCAGtgcccagtgccagcacagctgccggagCCGCACCGAGGAAGGTGCACACTGGGCAGTGTCATGCTTCACACTctttgcatttctgcagccgCAGGGATCTGCTGCCGAGGCAGGACCTGGAGGCCGTGGTacacctgactgcagcctttgtcCTGCTGCCAGTAATATAGGCAGTCTAGGTTTATTTAAGCACTAGAACAATTCTTACAGTCACCAGCTGATACTATGGCcactttttttcaataaaaaaaaatctgaaatctgaGTACTTTCCAGAGAGGATGACTGCTGTTTACATCATCTTGACAATGAAGACTGTAATATACTGGCTTGTCACTTTTATAACCCTTCTTACCTCTTTATTTTACAGTTCCTGTCACAAAACCAGTTGTACATACGGAACCATCTTCAGGTGTAGTGGAGTATGTAGGGAATATTACCTTAAAGTGTACTGTGGGTAAAGGTACAAGGGTAGTTTACCAGTGGATGAAAAATGGGAAGCGTCTCCATGCTGGCCCTAATTACACCTTTTCATTGAACAATTCTACGCTTCTAATCATTCCTGTTGTAAAAGAAGACATTGGGAATTACAGCTGTCTGGTATCTAACCCTGTCAGTGCTATGGAAAGTGAGATAATTGCACCAACCATATATTGTGAGTATATGAAATATTCATAATTACCTTTGTAGAAATGATCTGGCTGGAAAGAGTGCCTCTGACTatggaaacaggcagaaaatagTTGAGTCAGCATTGTGCGCTTGCATTCAAAATGAGCTTGTTTGCAACAGCTCTGCCTTAGACCAGTATAATAAAAAGTTACTCAGTGTTATGTAGTTGTGAAGATGAGTCTGAACTgcagaattcatagaatcatagaatgctttgggttgaaagggacctttagaggtcacctagctcAACCtccatgcagtgagcagggacatcttcaacaagaccaggctgctcagagccctgtgcaacctggccttgaatgtttccagggatggggcctccactacctctctgagcaacctgttccagtgtttcaccaccctcagataAAAacatatcttccttatatccagtctaaatctaccctcccttagtttaaagccattgctccttgtcctaccacaacaagccctgctgaaaatattttccccgcctttcctacaggcccccttcaggtactgaaaggctgctctaaggtctccccacagccttctcttctccaggctgaacagccccaactctctcaggctaTGAGAAATTCAAATATGAACTTCAAGAATTCCACAGTACAGACATCTTCAGATCTGGAGGAGATGTgactcaaatgaaaaaaaataatcacatggGTACACatgaaaatattgttaaaaatggAGACAGCAAATAGTATCAAAACGCTACATATAGGAAGTACCAGGCTGAAGGACTGATAGTAGTGGTTTTCCTTAAGATCATTTTGAATCCAGTCCTGTTTAATATTTCCATTAATGACATCAGCATAAAGATTGGGAGTATCTCAATTAAGTTCACCTGTGACATTAAACTGGGAGGACTGACTGGCTTTGACAGAGTAATAGAACTAGTATGAAATTAGCTAGTAAAATAAATGGGCGTGCACTTTTAGAGAATAAAAACCATGAACTTCTGCTGATAAGATGGAGAATGATGGGAAAAAACTGAGTCAGCGAGCCTGGGTGATTGAGCTATCACCAGATGTATGTGAACTGGCAGTGTGATTCAGGCAGGAGAAAGACATATGTAATTCTAGGGTGTGTTGGCAAGTATTTCCGACAAGGAAATAAGGGGAATACTAATGGCACACAGAAGATGAGACCACATGTAGAATACTGTGTGTTCCTGTGCAACACAGAGCAGTAATCTCGAACTggaaaggaacagaacagaaaggaatggagaagagACCCAGAAAATTCAGCCTGGGTTAGCAAAATCAGAGCTGAAAGGAATGTTTGCTTTCCACATCAAGTGGGAAACATGAGGGAGCAAGAAGAGTTGCATAAAGACCAATGCTGGCAGAAGAATAAACCGTAAACTAGCCGTGTATTTTGACTGGAAATGAAAGCACCTGAGAAACTGTGAACATAGACTGAGTTCATGAATGAAAGGAGTTGGAGGAAACGAAAGATTGGCTTAATCAGCATTCAACAATTatattttaaatcttaaaaagGGCACTCTCGTTTTGTTCCTTATCCCTTCTGTAATGCCAGTTCCCAGTGCCTCCAAGATCTGCAAGCAGCACATGCTGTGTATCTGACCTTGCCAGGTTCTGATCCTCATGTCCTCAGGGAGCTGAACTGCCCTTCTCAGagaagagctgaaatcagaaagGTCAGGGCCTACCTTGCCACCAGCCCTGTTCAGATATAACCAGTTTACCCAGTGGCATAGTGTGGATGGCACAGTGCAAGGACTGGAACTGGATTCCTGTCCAGCCAAGGGCTGGTGCTCGCTCCTGCTTTTGCTGGGCTCTGTAATCTGGCATCTGGTAGACAGCCCATGGCCTGGACTTGTTACAGTTGCGCTACCAGCAAATTCAGAACCTACACCTCTTACTATGTCatattttcctccttctcctttcttctctgatTATCCATTCTGCTACTTACTGATATTTAATTGTAACTTGGAAGAATCAGATGAGAGAGTGTCTTGCATCTAGactctgtatgtgtgtgtctctACACTGCaccaggagaagagaaaaagactgGCTAAATTAGTGAAGACTAACAAGGACATCGTTAGACGAGAGCTCATCCCTTCGGTGCAGCTTATAAAAGTGACAGCAGTGCAGACATGAAGGTGAAGGAGCTGCTGCAAAGAGTTCTAAACAGAGCAGATGTGACTTGAGCTTCCATCACATTAGACAGAGGAATCATGATAAAATGCTCTACAAGGAAATAACCAGCACTGATAGATTTTTAACTTATCAttactgtaatgaaaaaaaaatcatattctttcCTCAAGGTAGCACATTTTAAAATGGCTGCTTTTATAGAGTCACAGTCTCAGCTCACTTAGGTGCCTGAAGTGCTAAGAATGGGAGCTGCATGTGTGTGAATGCACTGCCTCTACTGCTTTTCTCACTTTCGTGAGCTATGAATGGGCCTTATACACCTCCCTCTTCAAAGAATACCGACACAAAGCGTGGGGACACTGTATCCAGCAGAACTGGACAGCCTTCGTACAGTGCAATAAAGTCAGGTCAGGCTAGAAAAATATCTGCCACTGTTGCTACCTTTCGGACCGCACTGTTCATTTGTGGCACAGCCCCTCCGGCATTCACACTTCTGACCCCTTGCACACCAGATTGGCTCCAGAGCATTTCCTGCACTGGTGGTGTCTGGGACACTTGCACTGGCACGGTGTGTGCCTTTTACTCGCAGTTCTGGTACTGCTTCCTCCCTTCTCTCTCACTCAACTACGTGTATTTTCTGGAAAACTTGAAAAATCTTTCCAAGTTCTAAACTGAAAACCTATTTTTAACCCATTGCTTCACAGAACTTTAAAATCTCAAAGTTACTTCTGTGTCCGCATTTCTGGAACCTTTTGCTGTTTGAGTGATTGTGATGTACAGCTCAAAAGATCTGTATATCAAAAACTTTGAGATTCAGTTTTTCTTCATATGTGGAAATACCGTTACaagtatttgcattttcagaatatgctttttatttcatGAGAACTGAGGGTTTGCTTTGTGCATAATTTAAAATccgaaaaaaaatatttttcgaGAAAACAATGCAATGCCAAAAGACTGCAATACTTGCGCTACTCTCCATGTCCAAGTTAGTGATGGGAGTTGGGGTCTGGCTTCCTGAGCTGTCTGAAATGACATGATTCGGTCCAACCTCTGCCCACAGAGGTAGTTTGTCTCCCAGCTCCCAGTTGTCAATAACAATCCAGAACAGGCCCCGGGATCTCTGTGTGCCATATGTCATTGCTGCGGGGGAGTTACTGGGAGTGATAAAAAAAAGGTCATTCACAGTAAATACCTGCCATCTGCTTGGAAACTCATAACAGTCACGTGGTGATAGGAGCAATTGGAAATATTCCCACAGAGCAGTAAGTTGTTACTCAGAACAGGTGATTTATTATTTTACAAGTCATTTAGTTAACTGGCTTTACTGAGACAAGAGGCAAATTTCTGGTGAGAATGATACTGGAAAGGAGAAGTAGAGCTGAGGGATCCATGAAGGCTGTCACTGTGGATTTTACTGAGAATCAAAAGTGGTTTGTTCTTCTTTTCTTATTAATGTTATTCGCTTCTGCATTAGCTATGATGATAATGCACCCCAGAACACAGCTATTGCAGTAGCATGACCCAGAAACAAATTACTTGAAGACTGGAAGAAGCTGCTGTCACGGAGGCTGCAGCAGAAACTGCTGTACTGTGCTGACGGAGTTGAATTTAACAGACCAAATGGGATTTCCTTCCTTGGGACTTCCCAAAGCTGGAATATTTTTAGTCCGAGAGAGGAAATGGTTAATTACCTGCTTTTCAGAATCATCCTTGAAGCTGTGTGTATCCCTCAGCTACCCAGTGTTTAGGGATCTCGATGATGTACGTGATGCCCAGGAGAGGCAAAAGACTGATCCAGGCGAAGCAGAAGGGTTACCTGATGCTTGTGTTGATTGACTTCATCAAGGAATGCCACTTTTCAGACCCTGCCAAGGTGTGGCTATTTCTTAAGAaaacctttctttgtttttttcaaacataCTTCCCCAGCCAGTGTGCATCAGTGTTTTTATAATGGTTTCTTTTGATTTGCAGCTTTCATACAAAAGTGTGGTTATGTTGCTGGTGTTATCTATGTATGCTGCACTGTTATGATACTGATAAAAAAAGCAGGACTCAGTTCTGATTCTTTTGCAGGCTGTGGCAAATCTCCCCCTGTAGTGAGGCGGCACAGAGACCAGTCGGTTATTCTTACCATTAATCTCTGTTTACATATATCAAAGGTTGTATTATCAGTGAAAATAAAGGCTAATTCTTCTAAAGAAGAACAATTGGATAGGTGAAAACAGTGAATTgctcagaaaaatataaaagcataTTCCTGCCTATGAGTAGTGCATGAGGGATTTTACTTTCGTTTATGAGAAAGTCAAAGTTCAGTACATCCCTCTTCTTTCCCATCTGAAAAAAGGGAAGTAGATAGCTGTAAGGGGCGAGCCCCCGTGCAAGGCTGCTGTTCTGGGAGGGCTCCCCATCCACAGAAACACACCGTCCGAGTGAGGTCAGCCAAGCCAAAGCAGTGGTGCTAGGTCTGTACTTCCCAGAAATGCTCATTACAGGGTCAGCTGGCTCTTGGGTACAGTAAAGCAAATGAATCGGGAGCTGCAGAGCCTGTCAAGAAGCTGCCCAGCTTCTAGAGTTTAAAAAATGCCGCGGTTCTTCAGAGTGGTCCCTGCCATGTAGGTGGGAGCTGCACTAATCCATGCTGAAGTGAATCTGTAGTGCATTTCCCAAGTAAATATTATGCATGATGTTGGGCCTTCCATAAAATGAGACTGCGAAAAGCTTTCCACTAACAAGTCAGttgagaaaataaaacctttgACAAGTTTAGGTTGTGAAATGCGGACATTTGGTTGAAAGTGGACTAAACTGAGGTCATGGTACGATAGTCTACATTCTCTTGTCTAAGCCTtcacaaacagggaaaaaaacccagaggcaCACAAAAAATGGCCTGGTTTGTGCTGCATGCTGTTGCCTATGTGTCCCTGAAGAATAAATCAGTCTCAGAAACAAAGACAGACAATAAAGAGAAGTGTGCATGTTGGAGGAAGGTCTGACGTCAGCCTGAATTTTCTGATGAGAAATAGAGGCTGAAACGTGCCTGTGTGCCACTTCATGTAGCAGGGAATTTCACAGTTAAACCCAGCTACATTATCTTAATGCTTCCAGACAACCACAGGAAGGTGGAAATATTAATTGACTGCACTGTCCAAAATGGGCGTAATGTTGACTTATCTGTCTTTTTGCTGTGCCGTTCTGTGCGAGGCGCTTGTCAGCAGATTTACTGAATTTCAGGGATCCTACCAAAAAGGTGTCTCCTGCTTattctgtgtattttcttcttttggctTCTGTCAGTAGTAGGTCTGTGCATTTTTTATTATGTATGTAAGCCCTTAGGGAATTAGCAAAATTAAAACGATTAGTTCTTTTGACTGGAAAAAGTAATTTAATAATGCACATTTTGAGTATTATTATTTCCTATGCTTAGATCCctgtaaaaatagattttaacaTGTAAAGATATAAAAACCCCAGGATATGAAATGatgtattaaaaataacatgGGAAGCACTCTTATAATTTCTAAAGATATTGTTTCCCTTTGCATTTTCCTATGAAGATTACCCTAAAAATACTTAGCTGCGCAGTTTTCTGAGCAATGAACGCATGAGTATTGGACAATACATGCCTCTTCTAATTATATTCAGAAACACAGCTTGCCTTCAGCACAAGGGCTTACTCTTGAAAGAAACATAAATGTTGCAATAGTAGAAGCCTGCTAAAGTGGGGGAGAAGGTTAAAGTTTATTTTAGCAGTCATTTATGGAAAACTTTTTCTGAAGTTACCTAAGGCACACTCGACTATATTATACCTGTAGGATAGTTCCCCAAATAATTATTATACTGCAAGGTATTATAGTAAATGTTTATATATTTCAAGGCTAGTTTGTTCACTTTTAAATGTGCAGAGAAATTTGCTATGCCAAAAAGTTTGGCATTTAAGTAGAAGGGGTCAGATATGCCCCTGAAGAAGACCTGCTCCTTTACTTCACAGCTTTTccaactgttttcagttttatttctttttctcatacTGAACAATGCATAGACCTGTGCTTTTTCCCTAAACAGTGATTAAATCCGTATTCAGCAGGTGTAGTTTGAGAGAAACCTAGTACAGATTAAGTTATTAAACTGAAAGCCTTTTGACTGAAATGATTGAATCCAATGCCAGCCATTCTAAAGGCTAGTCTAACTTAAAAAATCTATGTTTAGAGATATGCATCTATTTAAAGTTTAATTATAtactttggttttaatttttccactgtgttttaattttttttaaatgcagatggACCTTATGGGCTTAGAGTTAAATCAGATAAAGGTGTGAATGTAGGAGCGGTGTTTACAGTTGACATGGGGGAAGTTATCCTGTTCGACTGCTCAGCCGATTCAAATCCACCAAATACTTATTCGTGGATTCAAAGGGCTGACAATACCACTCATGTCATCAAATATGGACCCCATCTGGAGGTGGTATCTGATAAAGTGGCCCCGAAGACAATAGGTTATGTGTGCTGTGCTTTCAACAACGTGACTGGAAAACGAGATGAAGCTCACTTCACAGTCGTCGTTACTTCTGTAGGTAAGAACATTAATTTGTTGCTGTAACTGTAATGTCTGAGCAGAGTGACAAccccagaaaaaggaaataatgctCAGAGGGACAATATGTATCAGAAGTGAGGTCTTGCTAACAATGTACCAAAGGGGATTTGGGCCGTTCAGTGGGATCCAGGTTTTACTCGCAGTGTGACACAGCTTGGGACAAGACCCACTAAAGATGCTGAAGTTTTGTGGGAGTTTGACACTAAAAATATTTGGCCATTTTGAACTTTATCCCTTGCATAGAAAAACTTCCTCGGTAGGCAAATCTCATCAAGACCAAGTAACATGGCAGAATTATATGTTTCTTACTCTGTTTCTTACTTTTTGCGATTAAAAATGCTGAAGATGAATGGAGAGAATGATGTGGGAATCTGCTGAAGGCCAAGGTGGGCCTTTCCTCCCACGGGGAGATTTTGCCCACAGCATTCAGGAGCTGTGAGCCCTGGGGCCACCAGGTGACCACTACATGGGATAGTTTCAAGCACAGATCGCTGACTAAAATAACCAGGCACAGACTCACAGCAATGAAGGTCTTTAATATTTTTCCAGTGTGGTTATGTATTATGAGAACCTTAGTTTAATGTATGATAATAATGCAAGCTGTGATGATGAATGGTTTTATTACAATCTGTTTGTAAAAATTATTTCCCTGTCATATTTATGAATGTATGGCTTGACTGCTGGGTTCTGCTGAACGCGCGCCTTTATTTCTCATGCAGCATAACCTCAGTTCCTGTATCAGACTGGGTTAAACAGCAACAAAGCAGTTTTTCAGAAAATCTCCAGAAGCATACAGCGAAGAACAAGATGTTGAGGAAGTCTGATATCTCTTATTAATACCGATCGATACAAGTATTCTCAGATAAGGAATGTATGCTACTAATGTCCAACAAGATAGAATAAATTGCTGTTTAGAAAATTCAACAAAGCAGTTTCGCTTGTGCAGAACAAATAGCTCAGCCGTTTGTGAGTCAGGTAACCAAGGAGAGCAGATGTCCATAGTTCAGGCTGACTTACAGATTCATCACAAATCCATGGCTTTCAGTATGCTGGAAGGAAGATGGGTTGCAATTTTACAATGAGAATATTGGActttaaaactaaaaattgtGGTTAGTGGCAAAAGAAAATGCAACCAAAGCTATGTGTCAGCAGAAATAAACATGACTTTTCATCAGGATGTTCATATAAGCTATGATATATATGTGAATATTCATCAATAAGTGTTAAGAAATCAATGAGTGTTAAGAAATTGAGCTGAGATTTCCTTTTGAAGGCCAAAAAGAAGGGAAAGCTCCACAGCTTCATGTTTAGTTGCACTTAAAAACATACATTTCCTAATTACAAATATgtgtatttaaaaattttaaaatatcagtttcCCCCTCTATAGGCATTTTCTTGTCAATGAGTATTCATTCAGATAGCACTAAATCCAGACATCGAGCCTACACTTTGCAGTGCAGCACCGATTGACTCTGAGAGGTATGAATTCACACACGAGGCTAAACCTCAGAGATCCTCCCCAGACTAAATTCTGTTTGGACCTGATTAAACACACTAAGCAAAGACTATGAATGTTATTTCATATCCCTTCTCCCTGTCCCCATAGTCGTAGATACAGAGCCTGGACTGTGCTTCTCAATATACTGGAAACCCCACCTTCAGCAGCGACAGGAGCTTTGATGTTTCAGAAGACCTCACGCAACTTCCCCATCTAAGGGACTGAAACTCACCTATATGGCGCTATAGACACCTGCCTGATTAATGCTAAAAATCATCAATAAAACAATTGATTACATCAATAACTTAAAATTATATCAAGCATTGCACTAAGCTGTTACCCAGTTTTAGGCAAGACTAGTTAGATTTTAACATAGGAGGTTGTATCTCATTATATACACAAGTCATTCCCCAGTTCTCAAGCTAAGTCAACTTGAGTGTGTTCAATGCACGTGAAGAGCACATCTTTGTTTTCTGCACCGTTATGCTTGTGGAGATAGGATTTATTGATTCTATATTtgaaattattcattttaaagGACTTTTTTAAGCACTCAGGTAATTTGCCAgagtttgggtgggtttttttctgaggaaagcaGTACATTGAAGGAGTATGAAAGAAATTTGGTGAATTTGCAGTGATTTATTTTCCCATATCGTTGGGATGCGTCTGGTTTGAAATCCACATGTTTAGTCTTTGTGATAACCGCTGCACACACAGCCAGCACAATGCCAGTGAATTATATGGAGCTGTAAGTAGATGTAAGTAACCCATCCTGTCTGCACAGGTGTTCACAGATGTCCTGGAAACACATCCAGCTAAATAATACATATTTGAATTGTACTCA
Proteins encoded in this window:
- the HEPACAM2 gene encoding HEPACAM family member 2, which translates into the protein MLSWSPLANFFWDLHCKIYFLLVGICSALKLTVPSHTIHGIEGQPLHLTVDYNFDATASEIQIIWLFERPESNPKYLLGSVNQRVVPDLEYQHKFTLIPPNASLMINPLHISDEGNYIVKVNIRGNGTIAASQKIRVAVDVPVTKPVVHTEPSSGVVEYVGNITLKCTVGKGTRVVYQWMKNGKRLHAGPNYTFSLNNSTLLIIPVVKEDIGNYSCLVSNPVSAMESEIIAPTIYYGPYGLRVKSDKGVNVGAVFTVDMGEVILFDCSADSNPPNTYSWIQRADNTTHVIKYGPHLEVVSDKVAPKTIGYVCCAFNNVTGKRDEAHFTVVVTSVGLEKLAQKGNSLSSLAVITGISLFLILAMAFLFIWKKYQPHKVIQQKLQSRPEADYRKAQTFSGHESALDDFGIYEFVAIPDLASGSRISGQSVPGSDVVPGQDMLSTVYEVIQHIPEPLQQDHQQ